From a region of the Chitinophaga caseinilytica genome:
- a CDS encoding HYC_CC_PP family protein, whose translation MKKFLTICIAILYSLITSGFSVNVHYCMGELASVDLHDSHDEGCNKCGMEKKGECCKDEARFVKYDDSHQGAKAGVSLPEPSPVILTLLQPAWQPSLAAAPVFAEWAPINAPPPNGVPRYKQFCLFLI comes from the coding sequence ATGAAGAAATTCCTCACCATTTGTATTGCAATACTTTACTCGCTGATTACCAGTGGGTTCAGTGTTAATGTGCATTACTGTATGGGGGAATTGGCTTCCGTTGACCTGCACGATTCCCATGACGAAGGCTGTAATAAATGCGGCATGGAGAAAAAGGGAGAATGCTGTAAAGACGAAGCCCGCTTCGTGAAGTACGACGATTCGCACCAGGGCGCCAAAGCCGGTGTGAGCCTTCCGGAGCCTTCTCCGGTAATTTTGACGCTGTTGCAGCCCGCCTGGCAACCCAGCCTCGCCGCCGCTCCCGTCTTCGCCGAATGGGCGCCCATCAATGCGCCACCACCCAACGGCGTTCCCCGCTACAAACAATTCTGCCTCTTCCTGATTTGA
- a CDS encoding heavy metal-associated domain-containing protein → MKTILFALALTGITFSASAQQYKKASLQAAGLTCAMCSNATQKALKTLTFVDKIDTDLNTTTFILHFKPGANVNIDQIRQKVEGAGFSVGKLVMTADFNGVKVENDAHVPFAGQTLHFVNVKPQTLSGEKDVTVIDRDFLPAKSFKKYAAFTKMKCINTGVMESCCGSDKKGTRVYHVTI, encoded by the coding sequence ATGAAAACGATCCTCTTTGCGCTGGCGTTGACCGGCATTACGTTCTCCGCATCCGCGCAGCAATATAAAAAAGCATCCCTCCAGGCTGCAGGCCTCACCTGCGCCATGTGCTCGAACGCTACCCAGAAAGCACTGAAAACCCTCACTTTCGTTGACAAGATCGACACAGACCTCAACACCACCACCTTCATCCTCCATTTCAAGCCCGGCGCCAACGTCAATATCGACCAGATCCGCCAGAAAGTGGAAGGCGCAGGTTTTTCGGTAGGGAAACTGGTGATGACGGCCGATTTCAACGGCGTGAAAGTGGAAAACGACGCACATGTACCCTTCGCGGGCCAAACCCTGCACTTCGTGAACGTGAAACCCCAGACCCTCAGCGGTGAAAAAGACGTAACGGTGATCGACCGCGACTTCCTTCCCGCCAAATCCTTCAAGAAATACGCCGCCTTCACCAAGATGAAATGCATCAACACCGGTGTCATGGAATCCTGCTGCGGCAGCGACAAGAAGGGTACCCGGGTTTATCACGTCACTATTTAA
- the hemN gene encoding oxygen-independent coproporphyrinogen III oxidase, producing MTTMLKKYQVAAPRYTSYPTVPYWDTTAFREDQWQEGLAPSFAALNNEDGISLYIHLPFCERLCTYCGCNKYITVNHDHEIPYINTVLQEWELYLQHFPEKPRIREVHLGGGTPTFFSPANLTRLLNAIFETADVLPGAEHSFEGHPNNTTPEHMQALYDLGFRRMSLGIQDLDLNVQTIINRIQPFENVRNCVEAARRIGYTSINFDLIYGLPLQTPKSIRETFTQCMFLLPERISFYSYAHVPWIKGNGQRLFSEKDLPSGDQKRALYELGKSILENYFYVEIGMDHFALPDDKLFEAAADGSLHRNFMGYTDHRTSLLIGLGVSAISDTGNAYTQNEKSLAAYQEKVRQGKLPVFRGHMLTKEDLRLRNHILHLMCRFETHWDRQDANCDAISESLQRLQEPERDGLVEVRPDGVIVTEKGKPYIRNICMAFDARLWRNVPQTQLFSNAV from the coding sequence ATGACAACCATGTTAAAAAAATACCAGGTAGCCGCCCCGCGATATACGAGTTACCCGACCGTCCCGTACTGGGACACCACGGCTTTCCGCGAAGACCAGTGGCAGGAAGGGCTCGCGCCCTCATTCGCCGCGCTGAACAATGAGGACGGGATCAGTCTTTACATCCACCTCCCCTTCTGCGAAAGGCTCTGCACCTACTGCGGCTGCAACAAATACATCACCGTTAACCACGATCACGAAATCCCATATATCAACACGGTTTTGCAGGAATGGGAGCTGTACTTGCAACACTTCCCCGAAAAGCCGCGCATCCGCGAAGTGCACCTGGGCGGGGGAACGCCGACGTTTTTCAGTCCAGCCAACCTCACCCGCCTCCTCAACGCCATCTTCGAAACGGCCGACGTACTGCCCGGCGCGGAACACAGCTTCGAGGGGCATCCCAACAACACCACGCCGGAACACATGCAGGCGCTGTACGATCTCGGTTTCCGGCGGATGAGCCTCGGGATACAGGACCTCGACCTCAACGTCCAGACCATCATCAACCGGATACAACCCTTCGAAAACGTGCGCAACTGTGTGGAAGCGGCGCGCAGGATCGGGTACACTTCCATCAACTTCGACCTCATTTACGGCCTGCCGCTCCAGACGCCCAAAAGCATCCGCGAAACGTTCACGCAATGCATGTTCCTCCTCCCAGAGCGCATTTCGTTCTACAGCTACGCCCACGTACCCTGGATCAAAGGGAACGGGCAACGTCTCTTCAGCGAAAAAGACCTCCCCTCCGGCGATCAGAAACGCGCACTGTATGAACTGGGGAAATCGATCCTGGAAAATTATTTCTACGTGGAAATCGGGATGGACCACTTCGCCCTGCCCGACGACAAACTCTTCGAAGCCGCGGCAGACGGGAGCCTCCACCGGAATTTCATGGGCTATACAGATCACCGCACATCGCTGCTCATCGGGCTGGGCGTTTCCGCCATCAGCGATACCGGTAACGCATATACGCAAAACGAAAAATCACTGGCCGCGTACCAGGAGAAAGTCCGCCAGGGGAAGCTCCCTGTTTTCCGTGGACATATGCTTACGAAAGAAGACCTTCGGCTCCGCAACCACATCCTCCACCTGATGTGCCGGTTCGAAACGCATTGGGACCGGCAGGACGCTAACTGCGACGCCATTTCCGAAAGCCTCCAGCGCCTGCAGGAGCCCGAGCGCGACGGCCTCGTGGAAGTGCGGCCCGATGGCGTGATCGTGACAGAAAAAGGAAAGCCATACATACGGAACATATGCATGGCTTTCGATGCCCGGCTGTGGCGGAACGTGCCGCAAACGCAGCTGTTCAGCAACGCGGTCTGA
- a CDS encoding AraC family transcriptional regulator, with protein sequence MSTVLHIKNMVCPRCVKMVRYVLEHEGQVVKDVTLGKAEIETEPDAAATARIARALQDEGFLLLDDRKTQIVETIKNFVVETVHYGELDEMNENFSTLLSQKLQKDYHMLSKLFSETENTTIEQFIIQQKIEKVKELLVYGELTLSEIAYKLGYSSVAHLSGQFKKVTGLTPSHFKQLKEEKRRSLDNI encoded by the coding sequence ATGAGCACGGTACTACATATCAAAAACATGGTTTGCCCGCGCTGCGTTAAAATGGTGCGGTACGTGCTGGAGCACGAAGGACAGGTTGTGAAGGATGTGACGTTGGGGAAGGCCGAAATCGAAACCGAGCCCGATGCAGCGGCTACCGCGCGCATCGCCAGGGCTTTGCAGGACGAAGGGTTTCTGTTGCTGGACGACAGGAAAACCCAGATCGTGGAAACCATCAAGAACTTCGTCGTTGAAACCGTCCACTACGGTGAGCTGGATGAAATGAACGAAAACTTTTCCACGCTGCTTTCGCAAAAGCTGCAGAAAGATTACCACATGCTGAGCAAACTGTTTTCCGAAACCGAAAACACGACCATCGAGCAGTTCATCATCCAGCAGAAAATCGAAAAGGTGAAGGAATTGCTTGTATACGGCGAACTGACGCTCAGCGAAATCGCCTACAAGCTGGGATACAGCAGCGTGGCGCATCTTTCCGGACAGTTCAAGAAAGTGACGGGCCTTACGCCCAGTCATTTCAAACAGCTGAAGGAAGAGAAGCGCCGTTCGCTCGACAATATCTGA